A single region of the Bartonella harrusi genome encodes:
- the parE gene encoding DNA topoisomerase IV subunit B encodes MSDNSKDLFSILNNAQSRINTKEENPQSPVNSEERASKKKTKDTQEDSYNALSIRVLEGLEPVRLRPGMYIGGTDSKALHHLFAEIIDNAMDEAVAGYADFIDVLLERNGYLTVTDNGRGIPVENHPQMPDKSTLEVIMTQLHSGGKFDGKAYQTAGGLHGVGISVVNALSDDMEVEVARERKLYRQRFSRGIPQSPLEDLGDVYNRRGTRVRFHPDSKIFGEKAAFDPEKIYKMARSKAYLFGGVKIRWTCDPVLLERTKNIPEKAVFHFPDGLKDYLLSSLKDEYRVTSEIFSGKTKQCNDHGSVEWAVAWHGGDAYVQSYCNTIPTGEGGTHEIGLRQVLLRGLKSYAELIGNKRASIITSDDIMISTAAILSVFIRNPEFVGQTKDRLATIEAQRIVENAIRDPFDHWLTNSPQESTKLLDWVIERAEERVKRRQDREINRKTAVRKLRLPGKLADCSQNCAAGAELFIVEGDSAGGSAKQARNRANQAILPLRGKILNVASAAYEKMNASQTISDLILALGCGTRSKYREKDLRYERIIIMTDADVDGAHIASLLITFFFQEMPDLIRQGHLYLAVPPLYRISQGGKVAYARDDTHKDELLKTEFTGKAKIEIGRFKGLGEMRAEQLKETTMHPQKRTLLRVSIDTVEMQETKNTVESLMGTKPEARFRFIQENSTFASNLDI; translated from the coding sequence ATGAGCGATAACAGCAAAGATCTTTTTAGTATTTTAAATAATGCGCAGTCTCGGATAAATACAAAAGAGGAAAATCCGCAATCTCCCGTGAATTCAGAAGAAAGAGCTTCGAAAAAAAAGACAAAAGATACACAAGAAGATAGCTATAATGCTCTCTCTATTCGCGTGCTTGAGGGCTTGGAACCTGTGCGTTTACGCCCTGGAATGTATATTGGTGGAACAGATAGTAAAGCACTACATCATTTGTTTGCTGAAATTATTGATAATGCCATGGATGAAGCCGTCGCCGGTTATGCAGACTTCATTGATGTACTTTTAGAGAGAAACGGTTATTTAACAGTTACAGATAATGGACGCGGTATTCCTGTTGAAAATCATCCTCAAATGCCTGATAAGTCTACACTTGAAGTTATTATGACACAACTCCATTCCGGTGGAAAGTTTGATGGAAAAGCGTATCAAACTGCTGGTGGGCTCCATGGAGTAGGAATTTCTGTTGTTAATGCTCTTTCTGATGATATGGAAGTTGAAGTAGCACGAGAACGGAAACTTTATCGACAACGCTTCTCACGCGGTATTCCACAATCTCCATTGGAAGATTTGGGAGATGTTTATAATCGTCGTGGCACGCGTGTTCGTTTTCATCCTGATAGTAAAATTTTTGGTGAAAAAGCCGCTTTTGATCCAGAAAAAATTTATAAGATGGCACGCTCTAAAGCCTATCTTTTTGGTGGCGTAAAAATTCGCTGGACTTGCGATCCCGTCCTCCTTGAGAGAACAAAAAATATTCCTGAAAAAGCTGTTTTTCACTTCCCCGACGGTCTGAAAGACTACTTACTCTCATCATTAAAAGATGAATATCGTGTCACATCAGAAATTTTTTCTGGAAAGACAAAACAATGTAATGATCATGGCTCTGTTGAATGGGCTGTTGCTTGGCATGGTGGTGATGCCTATGTACAGTCTTATTGTAATACTATTCCTACCGGAGAAGGAGGAACACACGAAATAGGACTAAGGCAGGTTCTGTTGCGTGGATTGAAATCCTATGCTGAGTTAATAGGCAATAAACGCGCTTCTATCATTACCTCTGATGATATCATGATTTCAACGGCTGCCATCCTTTCCGTTTTCATCAGAAATCCTGAATTTGTTGGACAAACCAAGGACCGATTAGCAACAATTGAAGCACAGCGTATCGTTGAAAATGCAATACGCGATCCTTTCGATCATTGGCTAACAAATTCTCCTCAAGAATCAACAAAACTCCTTGATTGGGTTATTGAACGTGCCGAAGAACGCGTTAAACGACGCCAAGACAGAGAAATAAATCGGAAAACAGCTGTACGTAAATTGCGTCTACCAGGAAAACTTGCAGATTGTAGCCAAAACTGTGCTGCTGGTGCTGAATTATTCATTGTTGAAGGTGATTCCGCTGGTGGTTCTGCTAAACAAGCACGCAATAGAGCCAACCAAGCCATTTTACCTCTTCGTGGAAAAATCTTAAATGTAGCTAGTGCCGCATATGAGAAAATGAACGCAAGCCAAACAATTAGTGATCTTATCCTTGCCCTTGGATGTGGAACACGCTCTAAATACCGTGAAAAAGACCTCAGATATGAACGCATTATCATTATGACAGACGCAGATGTGGATGGTGCTCACATTGCCTCACTCCTCATTACTTTCTTCTTTCAAGAAATGCCCGATCTTATTCGTCAAGGACATTTATACCTTGCGGTTCCCCCCCTTTACCGAATATCACAAGGAGGAAAAGTTGCTTATGCACGTGATGATACCCATAAAGACGAATTGCTAAAGACGGAATTTACTGGAAAAGCTAAAATCGAAATTGGCCGTTTTAAAGGGCTTGGTGAAATGCGTGCCGAACAACTGAAAGAAACGACAATGCATCCTCAAAAACGTACATTACTGCGCGTCTCTATTGATACAGTGGAAATGCAAGAAACGAAAAATACCGTAGAAAGTCTTATGGGAACAAAACCGGAAGCACGATTTCGTTTCATACAGGAAAACTCCACTTTTGCTTCCAATCTAGACATCTAA
- the recJ gene encoding single-stranded-DNA-specific exonuclease RecJ: MPQSRYFLNVKSSACGQAWLDALDIQGINNARAISQKFGFPDALARVLSARDVDESEAVAFINPTLRTLMPDPESFADMQCAAERIVKAILEKEKVAVFGDYDVDGACSSALVARFLRSLGVEVKIYIPDRIVEGYGPNEQAMRMLVQEGAHLIITVDCGANSPEAVKAARLEGSDVVVLDHHQMSEVHQEAIALVNPNRPDDFSGQGHLCAAGVVFVTLAWVNHLLKKRQLRENLPDLLSMLDLVALATICDVVPLQGVNRAFVVKGLQVARSLYNHGIVALTKVARLDEPLNSFHLGFLLGPRINAGGRIGDQALGARLLSCEDKEEAEKIAEQLNQLNQERQEMESLQLAQAESYIDSLYQNQDMPLSLVIAHQEWHPGVIGILASRLKERFFCPVFAIALKEDGSGVGSGRSMSGIDLGALVREAVTLDLLEKGGGHSMAAGITIQATKIETFRKWLEEKVSVMVSQLRAKKSLRIDGCLSASGVNKELFEIIEKAGPFGSGNTTPVFVLPSHRLINLCEVGKGHLRLVMANIEGNKLQGIAFRAVGTPLGHFLSENIGEMIHLAGNLSLNYWNGMITPQMRVIDAAAV, translated from the coding sequence ATGCCGCAGTCTCGTTATTTTCTCAATGTTAAATCTTCTGCTTGTGGGCAAGCTTGGTTGGATGCTCTTGATATTCAAGGGATAAATAACGCGCGTGCGATTTCTCAAAAATTTGGTTTTCCAGATGCGCTTGCTCGCGTTCTTTCGGCAAGAGATGTGGATGAATCTGAAGCGGTTGCTTTTATTAACCCAACATTGCGCACACTTATGCCTGATCCAGAAAGTTTTGCGGATATGCAATGTGCGGCAGAGCGCATCGTTAAGGCTATTTTAGAGAAAGAGAAGGTTGCGGTTTTTGGCGATTATGACGTCGATGGTGCCTGTTCATCGGCACTCGTAGCGCGTTTTCTCCGTTCTTTGGGTGTGGAAGTAAAAATTTATATTCCTGATCGTATTGTGGAAGGATATGGTCCTAATGAGCAAGCAATGAGAATGCTCGTGCAAGAAGGTGCCCATCTCATTATTACAGTTGATTGTGGTGCAAACAGTCCAGAGGCGGTTAAAGCAGCAAGGCTTGAAGGCTCTGATGTCGTCGTTTTAGATCATCATCAAATGTCTGAGGTTCATCAAGAGGCTATTGCCCTTGTCAATCCTAATCGTCCTGATGATTTTTCTGGGCAAGGGCATTTGTGTGCAGCTGGCGTTGTCTTTGTTACGTTAGCATGGGTTAATCATTTGTTGAAAAAAAGGCAGTTGAGAGAAAATCTTCCTGATCTTCTCAGTATGCTTGATCTTGTTGCATTAGCAACCATCTGTGATGTTGTGCCATTACAGGGTGTGAATCGTGCCTTTGTGGTTAAAGGGCTCCAAGTTGCACGTTCTCTTTATAATCACGGCATAGTGGCTTTAACAAAAGTTGCGCGTTTAGATGAGCCGCTTAATAGTTTTCATTTGGGTTTTTTATTAGGTCCTAGAATTAATGCGGGAGGGCGTATTGGCGACCAAGCTTTGGGAGCCCGTTTGCTTAGCTGTGAGGATAAAGAGGAAGCTGAAAAAATAGCAGAACAGTTGAATCAACTGAATCAAGAGCGTCAAGAAATGGAGAGTCTTCAATTAGCACAAGCAGAATCTTATATTGATTCTCTTTATCAAAATCAGGATATGCCTCTGTCACTTGTCATTGCACATCAAGAATGGCATCCAGGTGTTATTGGTATTCTTGCATCCCGCTTAAAAGAGCGTTTTTTTTGTCCTGTTTTTGCCATTGCTTTGAAAGAAGATGGAAGTGGCGTAGGATCGGGACGCTCAATGAGCGGTATAGATTTAGGGGCACTTGTTCGTGAAGCTGTAACTTTAGATTTATTAGAAAAAGGGGGGGGACATAGTATGGCAGCAGGGATCACAATCCAAGCGACAAAAATTGAAACTTTTCGAAAATGGCTGGAAGAGAAAGTCTCTGTAATGGTGTCACAGTTGCGTGCTAAAAAGTCTCTTAGGATAGATGGGTGTCTTTCTGCTTCTGGTGTCAATAAAGAGCTTTTTGAGATAATCGAAAAAGCAGGGCCATTTGGTTCAGGGAATACCACACCTGTTTTTGTTTTGCCTTCTCATCGGTTAATTAATCTTTGTGAGGTGGGAAAGGGGCATCTTCGCCTCGTTATGGCTAATATTGAAGGAAACAAACTGCAAGGCATTGCTTTTCGTGCTGTGGGAACACCACTTGGTCATTTTCTTTCTGAAAATATTGGTGAAATGATCCATTTGGCTGGTAATCTCAGTTTGAATTATTGGAATGGAATGATTACTCCACAAATGCGTGTTATTGACGCAGCAGCGGTTTAA
- the rplM gene encoding 50S ribosomal protein L13 produces MATFSQKPTEVVKKWVIIDAEDLVLGRLATFVANRLRGKHKATFTPHVDDGDNVIVINANKISLTGKKYTDKKYYWHTGYIGGIKERTARQILEGRFPERVVEKAVERMIPRGPLGRRQLKNLRVYAGSQHPHAAQQPESLDVGALNRKNKRTA; encoded by the coding sequence ATGGCAACTTTTTCACAAAAGCCAACTGAAGTGGTGAAAAAATGGGTTATTATTGACGCAGAAGACCTTGTCTTAGGTCGTCTAGCCACATTCGTTGCTAACCGTTTACGGGGCAAACATAAAGCTACATTTACACCACATGTCGATGATGGTGACAATGTTATTGTGATCAATGCAAACAAAATATCTCTCACCGGCAAGAAATATACAGACAAAAAATATTATTGGCATACCGGCTATATTGGGGGAATCAAAGAACGTACAGCGCGTCAGATTCTTGAAGGCCGTTTTCCTGAACGTGTTGTTGAAAAAGCTGTAGAACGCATGATTCCTCGTGGACCACTTGGTCGTCGCCAATTGAAAAATCTACGTGTTTATGCTGGGAGCCAACACCCGCATGCGGCACAACAGCCCGAATCTCTCGACGTTGGTGCTTTAAACCGCAAAAATAAAAGGACTGCTTGA
- the rpsI gene encoding 30S ribosomal protein S9: MAEINSLSELNVVTSIAETHENVAPVHVQKLDAQGRAYATGKRKDAVARVWIKPGSGKITINNKEFDKYFARPVLRMILRQPIVATNRDTQFDIVATVAGGGLSGQAGAVRHGISKALTYYEPELRTILKKGGFLTRDSRVVERKKYGKAKARRSFQFSKR; the protein is encoded by the coding sequence ATGGCTGAAATTAATTCTCTTTCTGAGCTTAACGTTGTAACAAGTATTGCAGAAACACATGAAAATGTTGCTCCGGTTCATGTGCAAAAGCTCGATGCACAAGGACGTGCTTATGCAACAGGAAAACGTAAAGATGCCGTTGCTCGTGTATGGATCAAACCAGGCTCGGGAAAAATTACCATTAACAATAAAGAATTCGACAAATATTTTGCGCGTCCTGTTCTGAGAATGATTCTTCGTCAGCCAATCGTTGCAACAAACAGAGATACGCAATTTGATATTGTTGCAACTGTTGCAGGTGGTGGTCTTTCTGGACAAGCTGGTGCTGTGCGCCATGGCATTTCTAAAGCTCTAACCTATTATGAACCAGAACTTCGCACAATCTTGAAAAAGGGAGGCTTTCTCACTCGTGATAGCCGTGTTGTTGAACGTAAGAAATATGGTAAAGCGAAAGCGCGTCGTTCTTTCCAATTTTCAAAACGCTAA
- a CDS encoding response regulator: MSKKVMIVEDNELNMKLFRDLVEASGYETVETRNGLMALDLARSSKPSLILVDIQLPEVSGIDVIRQLKEDEELRSIPVIAVTAFAMKGDEERIRASGCEEYMSKPISVPHFISMVKHFLD; this comes from the coding sequence ATGTCAAAAAAAGTTATGATCGTGGAAGATAATGAACTGAATATGAAGTTATTCCGTGATCTTGTAGAGGCGAGTGGCTATGAAACAGTTGAAACGCGTAATGGTCTTATGGCATTGGATTTAGCGCGTTCATCAAAACCTTCTCTTATCCTTGTCGATATCCAGTTACCAGAGGTATCAGGGATCGACGTTATTAGACAATTAAAAGAGGATGAGGAACTGAGATCTATTCCCGTTATTGCTGTAACCGCTTTTGCGATGAAAGGGGATGAAGAACGCATTCGCGCCAGTGGATGTGAAGAATACATGTCAAAGCCTATTTCCGTTCCTCATTTTATCTCAATGGTAAAGCACTTCTTAGACTGA
- a CDS encoding autotransporter family protein, with the protein MIIKISKNHLYSCVFIGIVFSVLSNIKGVEARSRSSMSLSCNEGKLPYRCSDGMRHTISDQMYQFRISSEAMNGNGHSFMSSAAIGAQKPNTIIQAMRVKVEGTDNKEDTYGVIASQGGKVVLSNSVFKGFATGLKAESGMIEGKRGEIEATQVGVYAEKQGASVVLKDTKIKVEGQDIGQRTALFSGVDADIKMMGGSIDVRDAAALYVGTNGKAALEGVTITSKGRKTNEEDDIAYAVLNINQLGSISLKNTNVVATDVNALWIGLDANAQLKRGQEGNILISRVSIEDSKITLMGNKIGIHFDMEQENNDNEKGIVLLKKAIFEVPDGTAIHSYKSSGYIGVSEGTKISGDLLLKAEKKASLALLANSSSLIGGARVADDSLAELYLTGNSKWVLTKRKAVNLQDSERIISSISFVKLADSIIIFETPTSQEYQMLRIGNGKEEVYSAQGDAHLYLNTFLNHDGSLNDQKTDRLLIHGDVSGKTTIHVQFIAGNKGSEAGNENTHSVSLIQVSGKAAEDSFQLNSPYITWGGLPYQYYLHAYGPSSSLGNARTDQRLVEGHANFWDFRLESKYIQPVPEELVEPKIREVVPQIPTYLLLQNALFHAGLVDIVNQNKRLEIMRSVSREFLETNKDFALSVQGYGGSYRYVSDLSALEYGYGGNLDYNAIEAGIALKMIESAYNKTSLGILGTYGKLSLHPRDVEQSQKSVFHKWSVTAYGRIEHDTGFYANGLLSYGLFKGNVFTVARGKTATLKGTPLNVSLSVGKAFMIGDWGLVLDPQAQLIYQHLQFDNARDIDHFDIEIGKSDQWVMRVGGHLTKTLAISQEDRLTSFYGKLHFTHSFAKKQFVRFKDAFPLGSFGSSLETGFGIYSKLSSKIALHGDLIYQHKLTKGGFSGIRFSGGLRYSF; encoded by the coding sequence ATGATAATCAAAATATCCAAAAATCACTTATATTCGTGTGTTTTTATAGGGATTGTTTTTTCTGTTTTGTCAAACATAAAGGGTGTTGAGGCGCGTTCTCGTTCATCTATGTCACTTTCGTGTAATGAAGGCAAATTACCTTATAGATGTAGTGATGGTATGAGACATACGATCAGTGATCAAATGTATCAGTTTCGTATATCCTCTGAAGCAATGAATGGAAATGGCCATTCTTTTATGTCGTCTGCGGCCATAGGAGCACAGAAGCCAAATACAATTATCCAAGCAATGCGGGTGAAAGTTGAAGGGACTGATAATAAGGAAGATACTTATGGTGTTATTGCTTCGCAAGGGGGAAAAGTTGTTTTAAGCAATTCAGTTTTTAAGGGTTTTGCAACGGGTCTTAAAGCTGAGAGTGGGATGATAGAGGGAAAGCGTGGAGAAATTGAGGCTACTCAGGTAGGTGTGTATGCAGAGAAGCAAGGGGCGTCTGTTGTTTTAAAGGATACAAAAATTAAAGTAGAGGGTCAAGACATCGGTCAGAGGACAGCACTTTTCAGTGGTGTTGATGCAGATATTAAGATGATGGGTGGTTCAATCGATGTGAGGGATGCGGCGGCGCTTTATGTAGGAACAAACGGGAAAGCAGCTTTAGAGGGTGTGACCATTACTTCAAAAGGTAGAAAAACGAATGAAGAAGATGATATTGCTTATGCAGTTTTAAATATAAATCAACTTGGTTCTATCTCTTTAAAGAATACCAATGTTGTTGCTACCGATGTTAATGCTTTGTGGATCGGATTGGATGCGAACGCGCAATTAAAGAGAGGACAGGAAGGGAATATTTTAATTTCACGGGTTAGTATTGAAGATTCAAAAATTACGCTGATGGGTAACAAGATTGGTATACACTTCGATATGGAGCAAGAAAATAATGACAACGAAAAAGGAATTGTTTTGTTGAAAAAGGCAATTTTTGAGGTTCCAGATGGTACGGCTATTCATAGTTATAAAAGTAGTGGTTATATTGGCGTATCGGAAGGGACAAAAATCTCTGGTGATTTGTTGTTAAAAGCTGAAAAGAAAGCTTCTCTGGCGTTGTTAGCGAATTCTTCTTCCCTGATAGGGGGGGCGCGTGTTGCTGATGATTCCCTTGCTGAACTTTATTTGACAGGAAATTCAAAATGGGTTCTCACAAAGAGAAAAGCCGTGAATTTGCAAGATTCAGAACGTATAATTTCCTCCATTTCGTTTGTAAAACTTGCTGATAGTATTATTATTTTCGAAACTCCAACATCTCAGGAGTATCAGATGCTTCGTATTGGCAATGGCAAAGAGGAAGTTTATAGTGCGCAAGGCGATGCACATCTTTATCTTAATACGTTTCTCAATCATGATGGTTCGCTTAATGATCAAAAAACTGATCGGCTTTTGATTCATGGTGATGTTTCTGGAAAAACGACAATTCATGTGCAATTTATTGCAGGAAATAAAGGGAGTGAGGCAGGCAATGAAAATACGCATAGTGTTTCGCTTATTCAAGTTTCTGGAAAAGCCGCAGAAGATTCTTTTCAGTTGAATAGCCCTTATATCACATGGGGAGGTTTGCCTTATCAATACTATCTCCATGCCTATGGTCCAAGTTCTTCTCTTGGCAATGCACGTACTGATCAAAGATTAGTGGAAGGTCATGCCAATTTTTGGGATTTTCGCCTCGAAAGTAAATATATCCAACCTGTTCCAGAGGAGCTTGTTGAACCAAAAATAAGAGAGGTTGTTCCGCAAATTCCAACTTATTTGCTCTTGCAGAATGCCTTGTTTCATGCTGGTTTGGTGGATATAGTTAACCAAAATAAGCGGTTGGAGATTATGCGATCTGTTTCTCGTGAATTCTTAGAAACGAATAAGGATTTTGCTTTATCTGTTCAAGGTTATGGTGGAAGTTACCGTTATGTTTCAGATCTTTCTGCCCTTGAATATGGTTATGGTGGCAATCTTGATTATAATGCTATAGAGGCAGGTATTGCATTGAAGATGATTGAAAGCGCATATAATAAAACGTCTTTAGGGATCTTGGGGACTTATGGGAAGCTTTCTTTACATCCTCGGGATGTTGAGCAAAGTCAAAAAAGTGTATTTCATAAATGGTCAGTGACAGCATATGGGCGTATAGAACATGATACTGGTTTTTATGCGAATGGGCTTTTATCTTATGGTCTGTTTAAGGGTAATGTCTTTACTGTTGCAAGAGGTAAGACGGCGACATTAAAAGGAACGCCTCTGAATGTTTCTTTGTCTGTTGGTAAAGCATTTATGATAGGGGATTGGGGGCTTGTTCTTGATCCGCAGGCTCAACTTATTTATCAACATCTCCAGTTTGATAACGCTCGTGATATTGATCACTTTGATATTGAGATAGGAAAATCTGATCAATGGGTGATGCGCGTTGGTGGGCATTTAACCAAAACCCTTGCCATCTCTCAAGAGGATCGCCTTACCTCTTTTTATGGAAAACTGCATTTTACGCATAGTTTTGCAAAAAAACAATTTGTGCGTTTTAAAGATGCTTTTCCGTTGGGTTCTTTTGGCTCTTCTTTAGAAACGGGATTTGGTATTTATTCAAAACTGTCTTCAAAGATTGCACTTCACGGCGATTTAATCTACCAGCATAAACTTACTAAGGGTGGTTTTTCTGGAATTCGTTTTTCTGGTGGGTTGCGTTATAGTTTTTAA
- a CDS encoding cytochrome P450, with product MSLLWQKTNDDNSMTTSERVALVLNMLLAAIEPADKTLAYLFYHLLTNPKELEKIQKEWTLLGDAIAETLRLTSPVQLIPRQTNQAMKFAGVSLPANSLVFCMIGAANRDPDVFIDPDNFIPERKRICKTGQKITRIANHLAFGAGMHVSCRFCFCSHAE from the coding sequence ATCTCTCTCTTATGGCAGAAGACAAATGATGATAACAGTATGACAACTTCTGAAAGAGTTGCGCTTGTCCTTAACATGTTATTGGCTGCTATAGAGCCTGCCGATAAGACATTAGCTTATCTTTTTTACCATTTACTCACAAACCCTAAAGAATTGGAAAAAATCCAAAAAGAGTGGACACTTCTTGGCGATGCAATCGCAGAAACATTGCGCCTGACTTCTCCAGTTCAGCTTATACCGCGCCAGACCAATCAAGCGATGAAATTTGCAGGGGTTTCGTTGCCGGCTAATTCACTGGTTTTTTGCATGATAGGAGCTGCTAACCGTGATCCTGACGTTTTTATAGATCCCGATAATTTTATACCGGAGCGCAAACGGATTTGTAAAACTGGGCAAAAGATTACAAGGATCGCGAATCATTTGGCCTTTGGAGCAGGCATGCACGTCTCGTGTAGGTTCTGCTTTTGCTCTCATGCAGAGTGA